One window of Aspergillus oryzae RIB40 DNA, chromosome 3 genomic DNA carries:
- a CDS encoding uncharacterized protein (predicted protein), giving the protein MKAALCFFWALSLATVSSAWPQNQAATSRDIQRPALESSHEYSPAHYPFPDVILPSLETSFSPRLAIVKRDNNAEKPPSHCLRAREFPAEFDTLAISLKLANVDWAGTSSDVTISVTVNDKGKVPVFKGNVSPSVNAHQTISLKSADYFGAEKINLTDLKVLKIYAYHNGHIFDAFEGLQFNLEARRRLRNRAKSGTLRTISGTPASLERRVHMVTNFGVSEERLLSQPVYFDGLFVRYRTLASGLVARLRQLPRYVWA; this is encoded by the exons ATGAAAGCTGcactttgtttcttct GGGCCTTGAGCCTTGCGACGGTTTCCAGCGCATGGCCACAAAACCAGGCTGCAACCTCAAGGGATATCCAAAGGCCTGCCCTGGAGTCATCGCACGAGTATAGCCCTGCTCACTATCCGTTCCCGGATGTAATTCTGCCATCGTTGGAGACGTCCTTCTCACCCCGCTTGGCTATCGTGAAACGCGATAACAACGCTGAAAAGCCTCCCAGCCATTGCCTCCGTGCCAGGGAGTTTCCGGCAGAATTTGACACTCTAGCGATTAGCCTCAAGCTGGCTAATGTGGATTGGGCTGGAACCAGTTCTGATGTCACTATCAGCGTTACTGTCAACGACAAGGGCAAAGTCCCAGTTTTTAAGGGCAATGTTAGCCCGAGTGTTAATGCTCATCAAACCATTTCATTGAAGTCAGCAGATTACTTTGGGGCAGAAAAGATCAACTTGACGGACTTGAAAGTGTTAAAGATTTACGCATACCATAATGGTCATATCTTTGATGCCTTCGAAGGGCTGCAGTTCAATTTAGAAG CCCGTCGTCGTCTTCGCAACCGCGCAAAGAGTGGAACCTTGAGGACAATCAGTGGCACGCCAGCAAGCCTGGAAAGGCGAGTCCATATGGTAACTAACTTTGGTGTTTCAGAAGAGAGACTACTGAGCCAGCCGGTATACTTCGATGGGTTATTTGTCAGGTATCGTACCCTCGCATCAGGGCTAGTGGCTAGGCTGAGACAATTACCACG CTATGTCTGGGCTTAA
- a CDS encoding PWWP domain protein (predicted protein), whose product MAEDTPTASAPAPDAAESVERAPAELKESTPEATKEKEETTNGSEEKPSEKKETDEKSTEKPSASESTDAKKPEENAAPAESEAAPASEANGTPASAKKSGGSKRKSTGAVPEHKSKLNRKKSQARITNLHAKPGEYYLARLRSYPPWPSIICDEEMLPKSLLDTRPVTAQRPDGTYREDYAEGGKRAHERTFPVMFFETNEFAWIPNTDLSPLEPAACKEVSEKGKSKLLLAAYSVAADGHDLQHFKTLLADHQRAIEQEEEEREAQAAAKAAAKAEKDAKKNKRKSMEIVDDEDIDMEDADEEAKKPKSSKKRKKDAEADAEEKPAKTPKTGTKLKLTTPKTPASEKKAPASSKTKQTASTKKSGKAAASDESEESTPPAPKEPEKQVNPEEAKAKKEKEILFVRHKLQKGFISRDQPPQEEEMTSMSTYFTKLENYQDLEVSIIRSTKINKVLKMIVKLSSIPRDEEFHFRRRAVDLLSKWKTVLDADTTPGPSEDKRKPRANGVHKEDSVETPARGDTEGEKEDEPKPTKPETKDEEMTDADAKEKTEAPEAAKEESDKTTSKADEPAVEKTTEEKGSEEKTTEEKPAGEKTEEKTAEASA is encoded by the exons ATGGCTGAGGATACCCCTACTGCCTCGGCACCTGCCCCCGACGCCGCTGAGTCGGTCGAGCGCGCCCCTGCTGAACTCAAGGAATCCACACCAGAGGcaaccaaggagaaggaggagacgACCAATGGATCGGAAGAGAAGCCATCGG agaagaaggaaaccGATGAAAAGTCCACTGAGAAGCCCAGCGCATCCGAGTCTACTGATGCGAAAAAGCCTGAGGAGAATGCTGCACCTGCAGAGTCAGAGGCTGCCCCTGCCTCGGAGGCTAACGGAACCCCCGCGTCGGCTAAGAAATCCGGAGGCTCGAAGCGCAAATCCACTGGCGCCGTACCCGAACACAAGTCCAAATTGAACCGGAAGAAGTCGCAAGCTCGCATCACCAATCTGCACGCGAAGCCAGGCGAGTACTATCTAGCGCGCCTTCGCAGCTACCCACCATGGCCGTCTATCATCTGCGATGAGGAGATGCTCCCTAAATCTCTTCTGGACACGCGCCCGGTGACCGCTCAGCGCCCCGATGGCACCTACAGGGAAGACTACGCCGAAGGCGGCAAACGTGCTCACGAGAGGACCTTCCCGGTGATGTTCTTTGAAACGAATGAGTT TGCCTGGATTCCCAACACGGATTTGTCCCCGCTCGAGCCCGCCGCATGCAAGGAAGTGTCGGAGAAAGGCAAATCGAAACTGCTTTTGGCCGCATATTCCGTGGCTGCTGATGGTCACGATCTTCAGCACTTCAAGACCCTGTTAGCCGATCACCAGCGTGCGatcgaacaggaagaagaagagcgggAGGCCCAGGCGGCCGCAAAGGCAGCTGCCAAGGCAGAAAAGGATGCTAAGAAGAACAAGCGGAAGAGCATGGAGATTGtcgatgacgaagatattgacatgGAAGATGcagacgaggaagccaagaagcctaAGAGCtccaagaagagaaagaaggacgCTGAAGCCGACGCAGAGGAGAAG CCTGCTAAGACTCCCAAGACCGGCACCAAGCTCAAGCTGACAACCCCGAAGACTCCCGCcagtgagaagaaggccccTGCTTCGAGCAAGACCAAGCAGACTGCCAGCACCAAGAAGTCCGGCAAGGCCGCTGCCAGTGACGAGAGTGAGGAGAGCACGCCCCCGGCGCCTAAGGAGCCGGAGAAGCAGGTCAACCCAGAGGAGgccaaggcgaagaaggagaaagaga TTCTTTTCGTTCGCCATAAGCTCCAGAAGGGCTTCATCTCCCGTGATCAACCTccccaggaggaagagatgacaTCGATGTCAACCTATTTCACAAAGTTGGAAAACTATCAAGACCTCGAGGTTTCCATCATCCGTTCAACGAAAATCAATAAggttttgaagatgattgTCAAGCTTAGCTCCATTCCTCGGGACGAGGAGTTCCATTTCCGTCGCCGTGCCGTGGATCTCTTGTCCAAGTGGAAGACTGTGCTTGATGCAGATACCACTCCAGGCCCTTCGGAGGATAAGAGGAAGCCCAGGGCTAACGGCGTCCACAAAGAGGACAGCGTGGAGACCCCTGCCCGTGGGGACACGGAAGGCGAAAAAGAGGATGAGCCCAAGCCAACTAAGCCTGAGACcaaggacgaggagatgACCGATGCGGATGCTAAGGAGAAGACCGAGGCCCCTGAGGCAGCAAAGGAGGAATCTGACAAGACGACCTCCAAGGCCGACGAACCAGCCGTCGAAAAGACCACAGAGGAAAAGGGCTCTGAGGAGAAGACAACAGAGGAGAAACCTGCCGGAGAGAAAACAGAGGAAAAGACTGCAGAAGCTTCTGCGTAA
- a CDS encoding aminoglycoside phosphotransferase family protein (predicted protein), which yields MPSKSKSKSPYQFSYTDAIQGKELYSYFGNRVLESRASGGRVVAVKQKSTRGFARSEADMMHYASQQPGILAPQVLGCYDVDPEITVTVSDLVEGDSLDNVWHTMTKEERKSIKQQLKEQLRLFRQCTQPYIGRINRQETKNFYDRLEIHFMGPFESEEEFDSWCLERVKSPTAKKIWARLLPGMRGSGEQKFVLTHGDLAARNIMVKGGKITGIVDWEYSGFFPEYMEYALATVIHDGHEDWWKPHLKEILEPCGFKRARFTAAIKWRGW from the coding sequence ATGCCCTctaaatccaaatccaaatcccccTACCAATTCTCCTACACAGACGCCATCCAAGGCAAAGAACTCTACAGTTACTTCGGTAATCGAGTCCTCGAGTCCAGAGCATCAGGTGGCCGGGTAGTCGCAGTCAAACAAAAGTCAACTCGTGGTTTCGCGCGATCCGAGGCCGACATGATGCATTATGCTTCGCAGCAACCTGGAATCTTAGCACCGCAGGTTTTGGGCTGCTACGATGTCGATCCCGAAATTACTGTAACCGTGTCAGATCTCGTCGAGGGGGACTCACTCGACAACGTCTGGCATACCATGACCAAGGAGGAACGAAAGTCCATAAAACAACAGCTCAAGGAGCAACTACGCCTCTTCCGGCAATGCACACAACCGTACATCGGTCGTATAAACCGACAGGAGACGAAAAACTTCTACGATCGCCTCGAGATTCATTTCATGGGACCCTTTGAGTCCGAAGAGGAGTTTGATAGTTGGTGTCTTGAGCGGGTGAAATCACCCACTGCGAAGAAGATATGGGCACGGCTTCTGCCTGGGATGCGTGGAAGTGGAGAACAGAAGTTCGTGCTGACACATGGAGACTTAGCTGCGCGGAATATCATGGTGAAGGGTGGCAAGATCACTGGGATTGTGGATTGGGAGTATAGTGGGTTTTTCCCCGAGTATATGGAGTATGCACTTGCGACTGTAATCCATGATGGTCACGAGGACTGGTGGAAGCCTCATCTCAAGGAGATTTTGGAACCTTGTGGGTTCAAGAGGGCGAGGTTTACAGCTGCAATCAAATGGAGGGGGTGGTGA
- a CDS encoding S1/P1 nuclease (predicted protein) codes for MFCNFAILFIWYLLCRPSLGWGDVGHRTVAYIAEHHLTKEGIGLLNDLLPKKHGFDVSDAAVWPDHIKHRHPETAPWHYVDVEDDPLNNHCKISPLPRDCETTGCIISLMKDMTVQVNDHSANQTEAVMYLFHFFGDLHMPLHVEGYAKGGTKVDVSFDGHSDHLHSIWDTDMPHKINGIKHRQKHNAEKPASQKWAEHLLQQNKHRPTTAECTDVTNPHRCIKLWADESNRLNCAVVFKRGIPYITNEDLAGEYYDDAAPIIEEQIYKAGVRLAAWINALAEERRSRTGFVVQGDRLDL; via the exons ATGTTTTGTAACTTTGCAATTTTATTCATCTGGTACCTTCTTTGCCGGCCTTCACTTGGATGGGGAGATGTCGGTCATCGTACGGTTGCATACATAGCCGAGCACCATCTCACCAAGGAGGGTATAGGGCTGCTTAATGACCTCCTGCCAAAGAAGCATGGTTTCGACGTCTCTGACGCGGCCGTATGGCCCGATCACATCAAACATCGGCATCCTGAGACTGCACCTTGGCATTATGTTG atgtggaagatgatcctTTAAATAATCACTGCAAAATATCACCTCTTCCGAGGGACTGCGAAACTACAGGCTGCATCATCTCACTTATGAAAGATATG ACTGTTCAAGTAAATGACCATAGCGCCAACCAAACAGAAGCTGTTATGTACTTGTTCCACTTCTTTGGTGACCTCCATATGCCCTTGCATGTGGAAGGTTACGCGAAAGGAGGAACCAAGGTCGATGTCTCTTTTGATGGTCACAGTGATCATCTCCACAGTATCTGGGATACAGACATGCCACACAAGATTAACGGCATCAAACATAGACAAAAGCATAACGCAGAAAAGCCGGCATCCCAGAAGTGGGCCGAGCATCTCCTTCAACAGAACAAACACAGGCCGACTACCGCCGAGTGCACGGATGTGACCAACCCCCATCGATGCATCAAGCTGTGGGCGGATGAGTCCAATCGGCTGAATTGTGCTGTTGTTTTTAAAAGGGGGATCCCGTATATCACAAACGAAGATCTCGCGGGCGAGTACTATGACGATGCCGCCCCGATCATCGAGGAACAAATTTATAAAGCGGGCGTCCGTCTGGCAGCCTGGATCAATGCCCTAGCGGAGGAGCGTCGCTCCAGAACCGGTTTTGTTGTGCAGGGAGATCGGTTAGATCTGTGA